GTTCGTACATCGCCAACAGACGATCTCGGCTCAAAATCTCGAGCAGTTCTTCTCGTTCGGCATCCACAAGTGCCATGCTACGTTGCCTCCAAATTGAAGTTTGCCATCAGATCGGGGCTTTCGACGCGGGCGATGAAGTCTTTCAAAAACGCAGCGCCGACGGCGCCATCGGCCACGCGATGGTCGAGCGTCAATCCAAACGTCATTCGCGGGCGAAATCCGACGCCGCCGCGGTCCGCCGGCGTCGCAACCTGCTGAATACGCCCGACGGAAAGGATGGCCGCTTGCGGTGGATGAATCAGCGCGGTGAAGCTGTCGACCGGAAACATTCCCAGATTGGAAATCGTAAAGGTGCCGCCGCGCATTTCCTCCACGGTGATCGTTCGCGATCGCACCAAATCGACCAGTCGCTGCCGCTCTGCCGTGATTTGCCGGAGCGTCAGCCTGTC
The nucleotide sequence above comes from Pirellulales bacterium. Encoded proteins:
- a CDS encoding 2-oxo acid dehydrogenase subunit E2, which codes for DRLTLRQITAERQRLVDLVRSRTITVEEMRGGTFTISNLGMFPVDSFTALIHPPQAAILSVGRIQQVATPADRGGVGFRPRMTFGLTLDHRVADGAVGAAFLKDFIARVESPDLMANFNLEAT